From the genome of Tenrec ecaudatus isolate mTenEca1 chromosome 1, mTenEca1.hap1, whole genome shotgun sequence:
CGCCAGGACCAGGCAGCAGCCTGCACTAGGTAGGCATCCTTTGGGGGGCGCTGGGCATCACACCTCTCAAGTGTTTTGGAACTTTCTCTatgccccttcctccaccaccatgtcccacgcccccccccccaccccccccccgctcTGGCTACTTCTCCCTGGATTGTAGCTGTAAAGTCTTTCACTCTTACTTAGGGGTGGGGCCTCCTTTGGGTCTTTAGCCATTGAAATCAAATCGGGAACTCCTCCATTTGAGCAACTTGGGAAAAATTTGGTAACACACCACAGGAAGtagctccccccaccaccacacacacagccCCTTCCTCCCCAAGGGAACGGTTGCAGGGGGGGCCTGTCCAGAGGGTCCTCAGAAGtcttccctcccccagccccactcctGGCCCCCGGGAGAGAGGGGAGCGTGAGTACCACAGCCCCTCCCAGGGTGTGACCTGGCCCTTCTGGCTTGTCTTTCTGTGCCTTACTCTCTCCTCCCCGTGTGCCCCCCTCCTGGGccactgctccccctccctctcctgcagttgtgtgcgggggggggggggggccctctCTACTCACCCCCAGGCCCtcaccccttctctctctctctgaaaacaCAAAGCACAGGTCGGGGCCCTCAGAAAGTCAATGAACATTGTACCACATCGTGGTCGGGCTGAGTTCTGGGCTTTATTTATTGTGAATCTAGCGAGTGAGGCTGTGACCTCCTCTTGGGGGGAGTGCTGGGTTACCTGAGGCAGAGGGGCATATTGGGGGGACATCCCCTCCCAGCTGCAAGCCACAAGGTGGCTGCTCCTGGGAGTGGCTTTTACTAGAAATTGAAGGAAGCCTCCCCCCATCCATGTGCAGCCCTGGGGGACAACTGGGACTGAGAGAAGGGGGCCAGGAGATCCCGGTGGCGCTGCCCAGGCATGGGGgagaagggctggggtggggggccgGGGGGACTGGGCGTGCCGCCTGGTCAAGTGCAATGATTTTTCAGTTTGGTTGGCTAAACAGGGTCAGAGCTGAGAGGGGAGTGGAAGGGGACACCCCCCCCAGCCCCTCGAGTAATGCGGCCCCCCTTCCCTGGAAGACAATCTAGGGCCACAGGTGCAGCTGGGCCTGCAGGAGCTGAGAGGCCTACACCCTGGCGCCCTAAGTGTGCCCAGGACAAGGTCAGAAGCTGCAGGCCAGCTGGGCCTGGGCCGGGCTGAGCCTGGTGAGGGGGCTGCACTGGGTGGGCGGGGCGACCCACCCTTTCCCCAAGTGTTGGTGTTAGGGGCAAGCGAGGGACAAGGagggcaacagaaatgtggggacGTGTTAGAAgaagagagagggaaataaacaccccacaaaaatatatataggggggaaattaacttttttttttcattgaaccAAGTGCAATGCATTGGAGAGTGTTCCTATCTTTGTATGTTAAGAGATTgttaaggaaaaaaaattctatttttgTTGTAATGTCCTCGTGGCTCTGGGGACGCTAAAGAACcgggcctgccctgccctgcctgcgCGGGGAAacaaaagctgagtgctttttccCTTTTATGttcgttttctttttccttttatttttttaagtcgtTTTCCTGCGTTGACGAGGATGGTCTGgggttgttattattttgtgttgctgtttgttcTCAGTTACGGTGGGAGGGCTGAAGGAAACGTTGGCGTTTTAGCCACCCCgcacgcccacacacacacacacaccaccaccaccaccaccaccaccaccaccaccaccaccagctcagacaaggaaaaaggacgagagaaaaccttcttttgcaaaataattaaaaagaaaaaaaaaacaaccctggtGCTTTTTACATGATAAAGTACTTTTCAAACCCCACAGACTATTATACATACGTTTATGAATCAATGAAATAATCCAGCACTTGTTAGGAACACGCTTATCCCTTGGAGTATAACGGAACGGGACAGCGGCGTGCGCCCCCCCCCTTGCTGGGCTGCTCCGGCCGCGGGTCTCCCcgggcgcccccctcccaggggcccaGCGCCCCCTCCTCGCCCCTTCCCCGCTTGGGCACGGGGATGCAGCGGGGATCCCGGCCCCTCCCCCGCGCAGAGGTCAATACCAACGAACAAAGttccctccctgcccacctcccGCCTCCGCCCCAGCGCCCTTCTTTGAGCCAGACGCCAACTTGACCCTCACCAGCATTATCAGGAGCGCGCTCGACAAGTTGGtagtttcctcctccccccaacctGGCGCCCCCTTCCCCCCAACATCATTGCCCCCACCCCTGGGCCCTGGCCCCTCCGGGGAGCGCGGGGAAGGCTCTACACGCTCCGGACGCTCCAGGAGAGGACCGGCTGTGCACACGATGGTCCGGCCGAGGTCttcgcacgcacacacgcacgcacgcacacagccccccaccccaccccgcaaccAGCCCGTCGACTGCCTTACACACCCGCCCCCGCGCTGGCCGGCACACCTAGTGCCTTCTTCTCTCACCCCCGTGCTGGCGGAGCGGTGCCGCGCTCTGGGCCCCAGAGGGGCCGGGTGGCTCAGACGACCCACCACTTCCCCACCCCCGACCGTGCTGAACGAaccgcccacccccaccacacacaaacacacgcgagAGAAAAATTAAGGAGCAATAAAGTAACGAGAACCTTCGTCCCCCAATCGACAGCccgaggggcaccccagccccgcctctgctccccgccccacccccactcccatcaccctggggcgcccccccCCTCTGCAGCCAGCCTGGGCCCGCCCCACTgcggcccctcctcctcctcctcctccccgggAGACCCGTGCGCCCGACCAGCACCAGCATCGCGGACCGCCAAGGCCGCCCGTCCCGTCCCGTCCAACAAGTTTCTTCTTAGGCTAAGAAACGCAGTATAAACGAGTATCTCTATATATAGTACTAATGGATTTGGTGTGCTTTCCCTTAGCGTCCCCGTCCCTCCGCTCCTCCTTCAGCCTGGTTCCCCCTCTCTGCCCTCCAACGACCCCCCTCCCCCGTCTCTGCACTGAGATACATAAGAAACAAGGGTAGTTTactgtctgttttgttttctgggttttcagtgtcCTAGCGGAATGCAAGTAGGCAGCCAGCCCGTCtgttcctcccctccccgccccgccccgccccgcccccgtcaCTGCGCTTCTGTTTATACCATCTTTGCCTGACTCTCTCCGGCTTCTCCATTGAATGGCTAATGTGTAtgtgaaataaagaaataaagacaaaacaaaaagcaaacgcgCCTTCGCTCGCGTCGCGCGGCGGCAGCGTCCTCCTCGTGCGTCCTCCTCGTGCGCAACGGGGTCTGCTGGCTGGAGCAGGTCCTCCGGGGCCGgagctgcccacccccaccccccgcccgcccAGGGGAAGCCGGGGACAAGGCCGACCCCCGACCCCCGCGGCGTCGACCCCCAGCCCGGAATAAAAAAGCACCACTTGAGTCCAGTGTCCGTTCTGCCGTGTTGGTTCCCGGGGCGAGGTCCCAGGAGGGCCGCGTGGGCGCGCGTGGGCAAGGCCACTTGCCACCGGGCATGAGTGCTCAATGGATCTGCAAGGGCCTTGGGGTTAGGGCGAGCGCCCTTCCAGACCTCCGGGCCCTGGGCCCTATTAGGGACTGGGGTCCTCGCTGGCCGCTCTCCAGGGGCCTCCACGCCTGGACCCTTTGGAGCCGGCGCAGCGCGTCTCAGGCTCAGTGGCCCGGGGCTGAGTCCCCGGGGCCGCAGAATCACCGCACCTCCGGGCTCACTACCGCCTGTTCCGCTAACCCCCGCTCGGTCTTGATGGGCCGGGCCGCCCCAGCAGGACAGTCGGGGGACCCGGCACCGGCGGGGGGCGCGGGCTGCGAGCGCGCGGCCGCCTCCATCCTGCGGCCCGTTTCCCGGCGGGCACCGTCCTCGGGGCCACGGGGCGCAGGCCGTCGGCGGGCCCCAGAGGGCGCAGGGCCCATGGCCAGCGCGGCCGCCTGGTCCCGCAGCAGCCGCACCAAGAAGCCGATATACTTCATGGCCAGGCGGAGCACTTCGTTCTTGCTCAGCTTCCGGTCGGGCGGGTGCGTTGGCAGCAGCTTCCTGAGCTCCGCGAAGGCGCCATTCACGTTCTGCTGCCGCCAGCGCTCGCGGCTGTTGGTGAACACGCGCCGGGCCACCTTCTGGGGCTGGTGACCTGTGGATAGGTGGGAAGGGACTGGGGCTGAGGCCCAGAGgatgccccctcccaccctcgctTGGAGCACCCAGCACCCTGATGGGGGtcccccccctccactaccctgCTGCAGGTGGCTGAGAGAGCAGTGTTGGTAACTGCCAGTCTGGGGGACCATGGGAGGTCTCGTTCTGAGTGGGTGAGGGCCCTCCGTGGGGCGGAGATGTTCGTGGTCAGAGAGGAGGCCTCGTGGCCATGCCCCTGTTGATGTCTGGCATGCTGGGTGATTGCTGGCCCAACAGAATGGCTGTGGATGTGTGTTGCTGTTACCATGTCACTGCGGTCATGTGGCTGTGGCTTTTTCCTATGTTGCTCCCCCCTGTGTAGCTGTGGTTCCACGCTGGTCCTCCATGTGGCTGTGGTCCTGTTTGTCCCCAAGTTGCTGTGGGACTACGCCTGTCCCCCGGGTGGCTGTGCCTCTGTGGTTCCACGGCTCTCCTGTGTGGCTGTGGTTTCATGTCTGTCCCCCACGTGACTGTACATGAGAGGGGAGCTGTGAATCGGGTGCTCCCTGCACCACGAGCggctgtgtgtggctgtgacTTTGCTCTCGTGGCTGCGCTGCGGGGCTTGTTGGGGTGCCTGCAGTTGTGTGGCACGGGACGGTGGTTGTACTTAGAGCTCTAACGTGAGCAGAGAAGCCCATGTGGGTCTGGGGGAAGGGCATGGGACACAGATGTGGGTCCCGTGCAGTGACCGGTGGCTCCTTCAGCACACCAGTGAATACACACATGGGTATTCCCCTGCAACtgcagcacaccagcatgtgtgcccACAGCACACACCCATGCTCACCCTCAGCCAGGTCCAGCTCGCAGTGACTCGGTCTCCGTTTCAGCCGGCTGCTGGGAAAGATGCTGAAAGGTCCTGCCGGCCCAATGTAGAGGCTGTAAGGGGCCATGGGTCACTAAAGCCTTGTGCACAAGGCCCCCCTGGCCCCCcaggcccccagcccccagcccttcaCTGACCTGTTGAGGAAGGGGTGAGGGTGGTAATGCAGGGCCAGGGTGGGTGGGCCCGTTCCTAGGGCAGAA
Proteins encoded in this window:
- the LYL1 gene encoding protein lyl-1, giving the protein MCPPQALAEVGSTMTEKAEMVCASSPAPTSPPEPASPGPPKAEEVGHPGSPLPRLPPGVPVISLAHSRPSGPAVPTTELTALRPPLLQISALGTGPPTLALHYHPHPFLNSLYIGPAGPFSIFPSSRLKRRPSHCELDLAEGHQPQKVARRVFTNSRERWRQQNVNGAFAELRKLLPTHPPDRKLSKNEVLRLAMKYIGFLVRLLRDQAAALAMGPAPSGARRRPAPRGPEDGARRETGRRMEAAARSQPAPPAGAGSPDCPAGAARPIKTERGLAEQAVVSPEVR